One genomic segment of Catalinimonas alkaloidigena includes these proteins:
- a CDS encoding Calx-beta domain-containing protein — MIVIHFVRFFSISFCAILLLSSCKDEDIASGEPSTISFHHNDGYSSENDGLIKIPIQMDKPQNAETLVHFTISGNAVQADANVEKPDFELLTESPFTIKKGESNAYIEVKILEDSHFEQELENFSIRLDRIVSGNATLHPNLHMLHYSHEIIENDYKLFLEWDAPELIDLNMFIELPNKELISANNDSGFEEVTITNVVDQEQYFVDIWNDGNHPQVSFHLKSLNAGEKEKKTILSGSFSADKNGKNVSEEDENFFLNYLMIKEGQSLKILN, encoded by the coding sequence ATGATTGTAATTCATTTTGTAAGATTCTTCAGTATTTCTTTCTGTGCAATACTATTGTTAAGTTCTTGTAAAGATGAAGATATCGCTTCCGGAGAACCGTCAACAATATCATTTCATCATAATGATGGGTATAGCAGTGAAAATGATGGACTCATAAAAATTCCAATTCAAATGGATAAACCACAAAATGCTGAAACCCTTGTTCATTTCACTATTAGTGGAAATGCTGTACAAGCTGATGCTAATGTGGAAAAACCTGACTTTGAACTACTTACTGAATCTCCTTTTACAATTAAAAAAGGTGAAAGCAACGCATATATCGAGGTAAAGATACTTGAAGACAGTCATTTTGAGCAAGAGCTAGAGAATTTTAGCATAAGACTAGACAGAATTGTAAGTGGTAATGCCACTCTGCATCCTAATTTACATATGTTACATTATAGCCACGAAATTATCGAAAACGACTATAAATTATTTTTAGAGTGGGATGCTCCAGAATTAATTGATTTAAATATGTTCATTGAACTCCCTAATAAAGAACTGATTTCGGCCAATAATGATAGTGGATTTGAGGAAGTAACGATTACTAATGTTGTAGATCAGGAACAGTATTTTGTGGATATCTGGAACGATGGTAACCACCCTCAGGTTAGCTTTCATCTCAAAAGCTTAAATGCAGGCGAAAAAGAGAAAAAGACAATATTAAGCGGTTCTTTTAGTGCTGATAAAAATGGAAAAAATGTTTCTGAAGAGGATGAAAATTTCTTTCTGAACTATCTAATGATTAAAGAAGGACAAAGCTTAAAGATACTCAACTGA
- a CDS encoding DUF92 domain-containing protein, protein MNFNIASLQIPYINMYPGQLIAHICIVVILVALSVLSKKITVRGALLGGFITFLLWSAFGLIGLATIVVFFIFGTAASIWKKNEKKKYKLEQQNEGKRDYHNVVGNGGVAGLLSLLTFYYKEPTLLLTLMAIASFAAALSDTFSSEFGNIYGRKFINVLTLKTGSRGQDGVISLEGSVFGFIGSLLIAMIFYLFYRKFSLATIILLSGISGNFIDSILGTSLQKRGWLNNHSVNFLSIMLASLFALLLYYLFTK, encoded by the coding sequence GTGAACTTCAACATTGCATCTTTACAAATACCTTATATTAATATGTATCCAGGCCAATTAATTGCCCATATATGCATAGTTGTGATACTTGTGGCCCTAAGCGTATTAAGTAAAAAAATTACGGTTCGCGGGGCTTTACTAGGAGGCTTTATTACATTTTTATTATGGTCAGCATTCGGACTAATCGGATTAGCTACAATTGTAGTATTTTTTATTTTCGGCACTGCAGCTTCAATTTGGAAAAAAAATGAGAAAAAGAAATATAAACTAGAGCAACAGAATGAAGGTAAGAGAGACTATCATAATGTTGTAGGAAATGGAGGAGTAGCAGGTTTATTGTCACTTTTAACATTTTACTACAAAGAGCCAACCCTGCTTTTAACACTTATGGCAATAGCCAGTTTCGCTGCGGCTTTGTCTGACACATTTTCCTCAGAATTTGGGAATATTTATGGAAGAAAATTTATTAATGTACTTACCCTAAAAACAGGGAGTAGGGGGCAAGACGGCGTAATTAGTCTGGAAGGAAGTGTATTTGGTTTTATAGGTAGCCTATTGATAGCTATGATCTTTTATCTGTTTTACAGGAAGTTTAGTTTAGCAACAATAATTCTTCTTTCTGGAATTTCCGGAAACTTCATTGACTCTATTTTAGGCACCAGTTTGCAAAAGAGAGGCTGGCTTAATAATCACTCTGTTAACTTTTTGAGTATTATGTTAGCTTCACTCTTTGCTCTTTTACTATATTACTTATTTACAAAGTGA
- a CDS encoding M1 family metallopeptidase has translation MSKKLLSFFLFMSIGSYASTAQELNSLNRIDALHYTFEIEISDFNNQISGKTDLLFKVKKTSIDSILLDFIQSDTEGVGMAVAAVKLNNQPVNFRQVEEHLIIILDKPLEKEYLGTLHISYKGIPGDGLIISKNEYGERTFFGDNWPNRARNWIPVIDHPSDKATCEFKIIAPEQYKVIANGLLREESSLGLYHNEEKKITHWVNDQPISTKVMVFGAARFAVLYDQPVQNIPIQHWVYADNRNVSFEDFKPTANILHFMTLMIGKYPFQKLANVESKTKYGGMENASNIFYNERVVDGNRNIESLIAHEVAHQWFGNAVSEKNWEHIWLSEGFSTYLSHMYIEHTYGIDSMRNMLENDKNRIFSYYRKSPDSPIVNTSETNLFQHLNANSYQKASWVLHMLRQKVGDKAFKAGIKAFYTKYCHNIADSEDFKETMELTSGIQLDQFFNTWIYSAGHPIIEGEWKYSGFGKKLKFELAQIQENKIIYHLPIEVGVIYDEGDDLEIFKVSLNDRVESFEIKLKAQPLKVNLDPLTKILMETHFVNK, from the coding sequence TTGAGTAAAAAACTACTTTCTTTTTTCCTTTTTATGTCTATTGGATCTTATGCTTCTACTGCACAAGAACTAAATAGTTTGAACAGGATTGATGCCCTTCATTATACATTTGAAATTGAAATTTCTGATTTCAATAATCAAATCTCGGGCAAAACAGACCTACTTTTTAAAGTTAAAAAAACTTCAATTGATTCCATCTTATTAGATTTTATACAATCAGATACTGAGGGTGTTGGGATGGCCGTAGCTGCAGTAAAACTTAACAATCAACCAGTAAATTTTCGTCAGGTAGAAGAACACTTGATCATTATTTTAGATAAGCCTTTAGAAAAAGAATACCTTGGTACATTGCATATTAGTTACAAAGGAATTCCTGGTGATGGACTTATCATCTCAAAAAATGAATATGGAGAGCGAACTTTTTTTGGTGATAACTGGCCAAACCGTGCACGAAACTGGATACCTGTAATAGACCATCCTTCCGATAAAGCTACTTGTGAGTTCAAAATCATTGCTCCTGAACAATACAAGGTGATTGCAAACGGACTCTTAAGAGAAGAATCTTCTTTAGGCTTGTATCATAATGAAGAAAAAAAGATTACGCATTGGGTGAATGATCAGCCTATCTCTACCAAAGTAATGGTGTTTGGAGCCGCAAGATTTGCAGTATTGTATGATCAGCCCGTACAAAATATTCCGATACAACATTGGGTATATGCGGACAACAGAAATGTTAGCTTTGAAGATTTCAAACCAACTGCCAACATTTTGCATTTCATGACATTAATGATTGGTAAATATCCATTTCAGAAGCTCGCCAATGTTGAATCAAAAACAAAATATGGAGGCATGGAAAATGCCTCTAATATATTTTATAATGAGCGAGTTGTTGATGGGAACAGAAATATCGAAAGTTTAATTGCTCACGAAGTGGCTCATCAATGGTTTGGTAATGCAGTTTCTGAGAAAAATTGGGAGCATATCTGGTTAAGCGAAGGCTTTTCTACCTATCTATCCCATATGTATATTGAGCATACTTACGGAATTGATAGTATGAGAAATATGCTTGAAAATGACAAAAATAGAATTTTTTCATATTATAGAAAGTCTCCTGATTCACCGATTGTGAACACATCTGAAACTAATCTATTTCAACATTTAAATGCAAACTCATACCAAAAGGCTTCATGGGTATTACATATGCTGAGGCAAAAAGTTGGTGACAAAGCTTTTAAAGCAGGCATTAAGGCTTTTTATACAAAGTATTGTCACAATATAGCTGACTCAGAAGATTTCAAAGAAACAATGGAACTTACCTCAGGAATTCAGCTTGATCAGTTTTTTAACACCTGGATTTATTCTGCAGGACATCCAATCATTGAAGGAGAGTGGAAATATTCAGGGTTTGGGAAAAAATTAAAATTTGAGCTAGCACAAATTCAGGAGAACAAAATAATTTACCACTTACCTATTGAAGTTGGAGTAATCTATGATGAAGGAGATGATCTAGAAATCTTTAAAGTCAGTTTAAATGATAGAGTAGAAAGCTTTGAAATTAAATTGAAAGCACAACCATTAAAAGTCAACCTTGATCCTCTTACAAAAATATTAATGGAGACTCACTTTGTAAATAAGTAA
- a CDS encoding TlpA family protein disulfide reductase: MLLKKIRKNIDWILLTVFISVVYLGGWQAEVFGFLQRGILATGVFNASVDKKDISDQTPQLNFVLADINGEKIQLEDYKGKTVFINFWATWCPPCRAEMPGIKALYSQLNQKDDIVFITISEDVDKQKAVDYISKQSVQLPLFFPISKLPEGFSHQSIPATYVVSPEGHIVYEHEGMANYDNDTFKEFLEKL; the protein is encoded by the coding sequence ATGCTTTTAAAAAAAATACGTAAAAATATTGATTGGATACTTTTGACTGTTTTTATATCGGTAGTCTACCTGGGTGGATGGCAGGCAGAAGTTTTTGGATTTTTGCAGAGAGGAATTTTAGCGACTGGTGTATTTAATGCTTCTGTAGATAAAAAAGATATTTCAGATCAAACGCCACAATTAAACTTTGTTTTGGCAGATATAAATGGGGAAAAAATTCAGCTTGAGGATTATAAGGGAAAAACTGTATTTATCAATTTTTGGGCTACCTGGTGTCCACCTTGTAGGGCTGAAATGCCGGGTATCAAGGCTTTGTATAGCCAATTAAATCAAAAAGATGATATTGTTTTTATAACTATATCTGAAGATGTAGATAAACAGAAGGCAGTAGATTATATATCCAAACAGTCTGTTCAACTTCCGCTTTTTTTTCCCATTTCAAAATTACCTGAGGGTTTTTCTCATCAATCAATTCCTGCAACTTATGTAGTGTCACCTGAAGGTCACATTGTTTACGAGCATGAAGGCATGGCTAACTATGATAATGATACATTTAAGGAATTTTTAGAAAAACTCTAA
- a CDS encoding alanine/glycine:cation symporter family protein produces MKLIELILSKFSEYAWGTHLLILLLGGGMFFMLYSRFLPFRYLGHAINVLRGKYDDPDEPGEISHFEALSSALAATVGMGNIGGVAVAITMGGPGALFWMWVSAFLGMATKFFTCSLAIMYRGHDSAGKLQGGPMYVIEEGLGKKWKPLAMFFAIAGLFGPLPVFQANQLTQIFRDVVLIPNDIIAEETLIVNLISGIVIAFLVSIVIFGGIKRIARVASQMVPGMVVIYVLSVVYIITTNLEALPECFALILTDAFSGKAVLGGSLGAVIVIGARRAAFSNEAGIGTAPLAHGAAKTKEPIREGLVAMLGPAIDTLIVCTMTALAILITDVWRTTDADGVTLTVNAFNKALPTNNLGGYLLVLSVLTFSLSSLFTLSYYGTKCFSYIAGAHRAHYFNYFYVFSIILGSVASISAIINLVDGMYGLMAIPTMISALLLAPKVRDAAKKYFDNVDHPTKKKVIN; encoded by the coding sequence TTGAAATTAATAGAGCTAATCCTTTCAAAATTTAGTGAATACGCCTGGGGAACACATTTATTAATCCTCCTTCTGGGTGGGGGTATGTTTTTTATGCTCTATTCCAGGTTCCTTCCCTTTCGCTATTTAGGGCACGCAATTAATGTGTTAAGAGGTAAATATGATGATCCTGACGAACCCGGGGAAATCAGTCATTTTGAAGCGCTTTCAAGTGCGCTAGCAGCAACTGTAGGAATGGGAAATATTGGTGGTGTGGCCGTTGCTATTACGATGGGAGGCCCCGGTGCATTGTTCTGGATGTGGGTCAGTGCATTTCTAGGGATGGCAACTAAGTTTTTTACCTGTTCTTTGGCTATTATGTACAGAGGACACGATAGTGCTGGCAAACTACAGGGAGGCCCCATGTATGTCATTGAAGAGGGGCTGGGAAAAAAGTGGAAACCTCTTGCCATGTTTTTTGCCATTGCAGGTCTTTTTGGCCCTTTGCCAGTCTTCCAGGCAAATCAACTCACACAGATTTTCCGTGATGTAGTGTTAATTCCCAATGATATCATTGCTGAAGAAACTTTAATTGTCAATCTCATTTCGGGGATAGTAATTGCATTTTTAGTATCAATAGTGATTTTTGGGGGTATTAAAAGAATTGCCAGGGTAGCTAGTCAAATGGTGCCCGGTATGGTCGTCATATATGTGCTTTCTGTGGTATATATTATTACTACTAATCTGGAGGCCCTTCCTGAATGTTTCGCCTTAATTCTTACTGATGCGTTTTCAGGTAAGGCTGTCCTGGGCGGGTCATTGGGAGCTGTAATCGTTATTGGTGCTCGCAGGGCTGCTTTCTCCAATGAAGCAGGTATAGGAACAGCTCCACTTGCCCATGGTGCGGCTAAAACCAAAGAGCCAATTCGTGAAGGATTAGTTGCTATGTTAGGTCCGGCCATTGATACATTAATCGTTTGCACGATGACCGCACTTGCCATCCTAATAACAGATGTTTGGAGAACAACTGATGCAGATGGTGTAACATTAACTGTCAATGCGTTTAATAAAGCCCTTCCCACTAATAACCTGGGAGGATACCTCTTGGTGTTGAGCGTGTTGACATTTTCACTTTCTTCTCTATTTACCTTATCCTATTATGGTACTAAATGTTTCTCTTACATAGCGGGTGCCCATAGAGCACATTATTTTAATTATTTTTATGTTTTTTCCATTATTCTGGGATCGGTGGCTTCTATTTCAGCAATTATCAACCTTGTGGATGGAATGTACGGACTTATGGCAATTCCAACGATGATTTCAGCCCTACTTTTAGCACCCAAAGTAAGAGATGCCGCAAAGAAATATTTTGACAATGTAGATCACCCAACAAAGAAAAAAGTAATCAATTAG
- a CDS encoding adenine phosphoribosyltransferase → MKHPLENFIRDVPDFPKQGILFKDITTLWENPYAFKQAIEALYDPVQDLNIDKVVGIESRGFIFGSVLAERLSAGFVPARKPGKLPSQTIAEHYALEYGTDSLEIHQDAIKKGEKVLIHDDLLATGGTAKAACKLIEKSGGQIIMISFFLELTFLKGREKLANYNMNSIIKY, encoded by the coding sequence ATGAAACATCCGCTGGAAAACTTTATCAGAGATGTACCAGATTTTCCCAAGCAAGGTATACTGTTTAAGGATATTACCACTTTATGGGAAAACCCATATGCATTTAAACAAGCGATTGAAGCACTTTATGATCCTGTCCAGGATCTAAACATTGACAAAGTAGTTGGCATTGAATCACGTGGATTTATATTTGGTTCTGTCTTAGCGGAGAGGCTTTCGGCGGGTTTTGTCCCTGCACGAAAACCCGGGAAATTACCATCACAAACGATAGCAGAACATTATGCGTTGGAATATGGTACTGATAGTTTGGAAATCCACCAGGATGCTATTAAAAAAGGTGAAAAAGTACTAATACATGATGACCTGCTTGCAACCGGAGGAACAGCAAAGGCAGCTTGTAAGCTTATAGAAAAATCGGGGGGACAAATAATAATGATTTCTTTTTTCCTGGAACTCACATTTTTAAAAGGAAGAGAAAAGCTAGCAAACTATAATATGAATTCAATAATTAAATATTAA
- a CDS encoding SDR family NAD(P)-dependent oxidoreductase encodes MKNAIVTGAAGNLGKAIIRKLLQTNYYVIGTVRTEQAIDEFEDHPNFEKYTLDLNDQKATEAFVHYTANKLHHIHFSALLVGGFGMNKIEDTSLEEIHKMFQLNFETAFISAQQIYKQLLKQTERGKILFIGAKPAVEKGASEGLTAYALSKSLVIKLAEHINTEGAKHNISASVIVPSVIDTPENRDAMPDADFSAWVPPNQIAEASLFIAENASNPIRDITLKVYGQF; translated from the coding sequence ATGAAAAATGCTATTGTTACTGGTGCTGCCGGAAATTTGGGAAAAGCAATTATTCGCAAACTCCTGCAAACCAATTATTATGTGATCGGTACAGTTAGAACTGAACAAGCGATTGATGAATTTGAAGATCATCCTAATTTTGAGAAGTATACGTTGGATCTAAATGATCAAAAAGCGACTGAAGCATTTGTTCATTACACCGCGAATAAACTACATCATATTCACTTTTCTGCGCTTTTAGTGGGAGGCTTTGGGATGAACAAAATTGAAGATACATCTTTGGAAGAAATTCATAAGATGTTTCAGTTAAATTTTGAAACTGCATTCATTAGTGCACAACAGATTTACAAACAGCTATTAAAACAGACCGAAAGAGGCAAGATATTATTCATAGGCGCAAAACCTGCGGTTGAAAAAGGAGCATCAGAGGGGTTAACAGCTTATGCCTTATCAAAAAGCCTGGTTATCAAACTTGCTGAGCATATAAACACTGAGGGCGCAAAACATAACATTTCAGCCTCAGTGATAGTACCCAGTGTTATTGACACACCAGAAAACAGGGATGCCATGCCTGATGCAGATTTTAGTGCATGGGTACCTCCCAATCAAATTGCGGAAGCAAGTCTGTTTATCGCTGAGAATGCCTCAAATCCTATAAGGGATATTACCTTAAAAGTTTATGGTCAATTTTAA